One genomic region from Listeria monocytogenes encodes:
- a CDS encoding isocitrate lyase/PEP mutase family protein — MTKNFKKLKSLHELPTPLILYNCWDVASARAIQQGGAPVIATSSYAIAESFGVVDGEHLTFDEMFLVISRIAKNVSLPLTVDIETGYARNLEELAQNVERLLAIGVCGVNLEDQLIGVTNPGLCSTETQCDKIKTIKETAAKMSTEIFINARTDVFFQGRDEAADLVEEAIDRAKAYKEAGADAIFIPGLLSPKLIRAFVEESSLPVNVMRMDGMLSNEELQKIGVKRISYGPFSFFQANLAIQQEVERIFGGGKAL; from the coding sequence ATGACAAAAAACTTTAAAAAACTAAAATCCCTACACGAACTACCCACCCCACTAATCCTCTACAACTGCTGGGACGTCGCTTCTGCCAGAGCAATCCAACAAGGCGGAGCACCAGTAATAGCGACAAGCAGTTATGCAATTGCAGAGTCATTTGGCGTAGTGGATGGGGAGCATTTAACTTTTGACGAAATGTTTTTAGTTATTTCGCGCATTGCCAAGAATGTGAGTTTGCCGCTAACGGTGGATATAGAGACTGGGTATGCCAGAAATTTGGAGGAACTGGCTCAGAATGTGGAGCGGTTGCTGGCGATCGGTGTTTGTGGTGTGAACTTGGAAGATCAGCTTATTGGCGTTACAAATCCGGGGTTATGCAGTACTGAGACGCAATGTGATAAAATCAAGACAATTAAAGAAACGGCGGCGAAAATGAGCACGGAAATTTTTATCAATGCGCGTACAGATGTCTTTTTCCAAGGGCGGGATGAGGCGGCTGACTTGGTGGAAGAAGCGATTGACAGGGCAAAGGCATACAAGGAGGCTGGGGCAGATGCTATTTTTATTCCGGGTCTGCTATCACCAAAATTAATTCGCGCATTTGTTGAGGAATCGTCACTTCCGGTCAATGTCATGAGGATGGATGGGATGCTCTCAAACGAGGAATTACAAAAAATCGGTGTGAAAAGAATTAGTTATGGGCCATTTAGTTTTTTTCAGGCTAATTTAGCGATTCAGCAGGAAGTTGAGCGGATTTTTGGAGGAGGGAAAGCCTTGTGA
- a CDS encoding bifunctional transcriptional activator/DNA repair enzyme AdaA: protein MITNQRDIDKYYDMLVEKNSNYEGVFFVGVKTTGILCRPTCPAKKPLKENCEFFSTAKEALLASYRPCKRCEPLSNPTKLSPAVKLLVDAIEKNPEKKWTDKDFDELSISANTARRQFKKQFGMTFIEYARSRRLGLAFKHIRSGDSIINAQLDSGYESGNGFRDAFSKTMGEVPHKSKDITILYSAWLETKLGSMLAISDDDGLLLLEFVDRKGLETEIKKLRMRLNAAITPEKTIIIQQIEAELAQYFNGELIDFKTPIRYIGSDFQQNVWDELRRIPIGETISYKGLAEKLGRPTASRAVARANGTNQLSLIVPCHRVINTNGALGGYGGGLARKEWLIKHEKMVPK from the coding sequence GTGATAACGAATCAGCGAGATATTGATAAATATTATGATATGTTAGTGGAGAAAAATTCGAATTATGAAGGCGTATTTTTTGTTGGAGTGAAAACGACGGGAATACTTTGTCGCCCAACGTGTCCGGCGAAGAAACCTTTAAAAGAAAATTGTGAGTTTTTCAGTACAGCCAAGGAGGCGCTACTAGCATCTTACCGGCCTTGCAAGCGTTGTGAACCGCTCTCCAATCCAACGAAATTGTCGCCAGCTGTGAAGTTACTTGTTGACGCAATTGAGAAAAATCCGGAGAAAAAATGGACGGATAAAGATTTTGATGAATTATCCATTAGCGCAAATACGGCGAGGCGCCAGTTTAAGAAGCAGTTTGGGATGACTTTTATTGAGTACGCGCGGTCGCGGCGGCTTGGACTTGCTTTTAAGCATATTCGGAGTGGGGATTCGATTATTAATGCGCAACTTGATAGTGGTTATGAGTCTGGAAATGGGTTCCGAGATGCTTTTTCAAAAACGATGGGGGAGGTTCCTCATAAATCAAAAGATATCACCATTTTATACTCCGCTTGGCTTGAAACTAAACTTGGATCAATGCTCGCAATTTCTGATGATGATGGTCTATTGCTTCTGGAATTTGTTGATCGAAAAGGACTGGAAACAGAGATTAAAAAATTACGAATGCGCTTAAACGCGGCTATTACACCTGAAAAAACAATAATAATTCAACAAATAGAAGCCGAATTAGCGCAATATTTTAATGGAGAGTTGATTGATTTTAAAACACCGATTCGCTATATCGGGTCAGATTTTCAACAAAATGTCTGGGACGAGCTACGACGAATTCCGATTGGGGAAACAATTTCGTACAAAGGTCTAGCAGAAAAATTAGGGCGACCAACAGCGAGTCGTGCCGTGGCAAGAGCAAATGGGACTAACCAATTATCCCTCATCGTCCCGTGCCATCGTGTAATCAATACTAACGGAGCATTAGGAGGTTACGGCGGAGGTCTTGCCCGAAAAGAATGGCTAATTAAACATGAAAAGATGGTTCCAAAGTAA
- a CDS encoding 2-hydroxyacid dehydrogenase family protein, translating to MTASVFVAGKLLPETMEALSKWDVKAFSGEENITEAELIKNVTEVDAIICPLSSPITANVLESAKNLKIVANIGAGFDNIDVKKAQELGIAVTNTPDVSTEATAELTLGLILDVARRISEGDRLCRETPEQFKGWAPTFFLGTELSGKTLGIIGLGRIGQAVAKRAAAFGMKIIYSGHHPKEVAKEWDAEFVSQAELLKRSDVVTIHAAYSPSLKHLLNETTLKTMKSSAFLINAARGPVVEEAALIKALEAGVIAGAALDVFEFEPKIGEDLAKLDNVVLTPHIGNATVETRAAMGKIAIGNVEAVLAGKAPLHSVY from the coding sequence ATGACAGCGAGCGTATTTGTAGCAGGAAAATTACTACCAGAAACGATGGAAGCTCTTAGCAAATGGGACGTTAAAGCTTTTTCGGGTGAGGAAAATATTACAGAAGCAGAGTTAATAAAAAATGTAACGGAAGTGGATGCGATTATTTGCCCGCTTTCTTCCCCAATTACGGCAAATGTATTAGAATCTGCAAAAAATCTCAAAATCGTAGCAAATATTGGTGCAGGTTTTGATAATATCGATGTGAAAAAAGCACAAGAATTGGGAATTGCAGTGACCAATACGCCAGATGTATCAACGGAAGCGACGGCTGAACTAACGCTTGGATTGATTTTGGACGTAGCGCGGAGAATTTCAGAAGGCGACCGATTATGCCGCGAAACCCCCGAGCAATTCAAAGGCTGGGCACCAACGTTCTTTTTAGGTACAGAATTAAGCGGCAAAACGCTCGGAATTATTGGATTAGGAAGAATCGGACAAGCTGTTGCAAAACGTGCGGCTGCTTTTGGAATGAAAATTATTTATTCTGGGCACCATCCAAAAGAAGTGGCGAAAGAATGGGATGCAGAGTTTGTGAGCCAGGCAGAGTTATTGAAGCGCAGTGATGTTGTGACAATTCATGCGGCATACAGTCCCAGCTTGAAGCATCTGCTGAACGAAACAACGCTGAAAACGATGAAATCGAGTGCCTTTTTGATCAATGCTGCTCGCGGTCCTGTTGTGGAGGAAGCTGCACTGATTAAGGCATTAGAAGCAGGCGTTATCGCCGGCGCTGCGCTGGATGTGTTTGAGTTCGAGCCTAAGATTGGCGAGGATTTGGCTAAACTGGATAATGTCGTTTTAACACCCCATATCGGAAACGCAACCGTGGAAACACGCGCAGCAATGGGCAAAATCGCTATTGGAAATGTCGAGGCTGTATTAGCAGGAAAAGCACCACTACATTCTGTTTATTAA
- a CDS encoding DUF4176 domain-containing protein: protein MLTKEILPIGSVVYLKESLKKVMITSRLITIQGDEEKEFYDYGGVVYPEGTKDDNILAFDAEDITDVKFRGFVDDDEVVLVKRMREWQKEEFGVSPEEEDEMLEL from the coding sequence ATGCTAACAAAAGAAATATTACCTATTGGAAGCGTTGTTTATTTAAAAGAAAGCCTGAAGAAAGTTATGATTACGAGTAGATTAATTACAATTCAGGGAGATGAAGAAAAAGAATTTTATGATTATGGAGGTGTAGTTTATCCAGAAGGGACAAAGGATGACAATATTTTGGCATTTGATGCAGAAGATATAACAGATGTGAAGTTTAGAGGTTTTGTAGATGATGATGAGGTAGTCTTGGTGAAGAGAATGAGAGAATGGCAGAAAGAAGAATTTGGTGTTTCTCCAGAAGAGGAGGATGAGATGCTTGAATTATGA
- a CDS encoding TIR domain-containing protein, translating into MHKTFISYHHAGEQDLKEAIIRKGVAGGEFIDKSVSDGDINTDLSEDTIMRKIRSEYIQDSTVVVVLIGEDTTQRPYVNSEIQAALWSNPTGLIGVVRDELYDKVYTKKKCNYEGCSCGASLRSPTYEFNNKIPFLVRMNHYALEYNKSTYPHFEDSESFCGIYKYSYFINNMETLIDEAFDKRTKSYELRKRNGEGVRTITNPYGY; encoded by the coding sequence ATGCATAAAACCTTTATTAGCTACCATCATGCTGGGGAGCAAGATTTAAAAGAAGCAATAATTCGCAAAGGCGTTGCGGGAGGAGAGTTTATTGACAAATCAGTATCTGATGGGGATATTAATACAGATCTATCAGAAGATACAATTATGAGGAAAATAAGAAGTGAATATATTCAAGATTCCACAGTAGTTGTAGTTTTGATTGGAGAGGATACAACCCAGCGACCCTATGTGAATTCTGAAATTCAGGCTGCTCTATGGAGTAACCCTACTGGATTAATTGGAGTAGTTAGGGATGAATTATATGATAAAGTGTACACTAAAAAAAAATGTAATTACGAAGGTTGCAGTTGTGGAGCTTCATTACGTTCACCTACTTATGAATTTAATAATAAAATTCCCTTTTTGGTGCGTATGAATCACTATGCTTTAGAATATAATAAATCAACATATCCGCATTTCGAAGATTCGGAATCTTTTTGTGGCATTTATAAATATTCTTATTTTATCAATAATATGGAGACATTAATAGATGAAGCATTTGATAAGAGAACTAAAAGCTATGAACTAAGAAAGAGAAATGGTGAAGGTGTTAGAACTATAACTAATCCTTATGGCTATTAG
- the essC gene encoding type VII secretion protein EssC, with product MNREALLIVSNGQQCHKNHLSPEKVVTIGNTIEHEITYPELAESIEVKYDEGAWNAGTTALQANQAVNVENLAFYLCQDLHTQVYDVVTNISVTFGVGIENDVTLDDTKSDFILLRDAKEKLFKLQVLNGEVYHNFSLVTEDCVLEPGDQLYTDGVTITIGKEDISVLAVKNRVTSKLAPLFAADNSFGEDYPDYHRSPRIIYRAPEEKISMAKPSSKPSKPTDGLIKIILPPLIMVAITVMISIFQPRGLYIIMTIAMSAVTITMAILNYIKSRKKYKIDSKQRVESYDLYLKRKTKELHETSEKQRHALTYHYPDVTELEKMALRVDSRIYEKTMFHHDFLTFRVGRGDEASSFSVEFQQEEFSQEKDELVEEAVKIKGQYLSINEVPVATDLMHGPVGYIGPRRLVLEQLQMLVMQTSLFHSYYDLQFITIFPEEEKVDWDWMRWLPHANMRDVNVRGFVYHERSRDQVLNSLYQILKERKQALTEQASKQEKLYFTPHYVVLITDEKLVLDHTVMEFFNEDPSELGVSLVFVQDVMESLPEHVKTVVDIRDAKSGNIILEQGDLVNRAFVPDHLPADFDKEVISRALAPLNHLQNLKNSIPESVTFLEMYGVERVEELNIAGRWAKNETYKSLAVPLGLRGKDDIVQLNLHEKAHGPHGLVAGTTGSGKSEIIQSYIISLGVNFHPYEVAFLLIDYKGGGMANLFKNMPHLLGTITNLDGAQSMRALASIKAELQKRQRLFGEHDVNHINQYQKLYKQGKATEPMPHLFLISDEFAELKSEQPEFMKELVSTARIGRSLGIHLILATQKPSGVVDDQIWSNSKFKLALKVQNASDSNEILKTPDAAEITLPGRSYLQVGNNEIYELFQSAWSGADYVPDKESTDYIDTTIYAINDLGQYDILTEDLSGLDKKDDLTKLPSELDAVIDHIHEYTEASGIEALPRPWLPPLPERIFAQDLHPVNFEEAWKEPKKPLQATIGLLDQPELQAQVPLTLDLTKDGHVAVFSSPGFGKSTFLQSLVMDLARQHNPEQLHVYLLDFGTNGLLPLVDLPHIADTMMVDEVEKIQKFLRICLNEIKTRKKLLSQYRVANIEQYERASGKELPNIIIVLDNYDAVKDAGLGDDFEKIITQITREGASIGMFMIISASRHMSLRTQMATNIKQMIALYLIDKNDISSTVGRTDTPLEEYPGRALVKLETVTTFQTTLPSQGEETIQQIEGIRNEAKLMREGWQGELPESVPMIPEKIKLADFCEWMETKEVVANGNIPIGVDFEYVKPVGIDYKQTGVLIIADATGRNLVSINKNIANSLVQNPNISLLISDTANFDLVEMSTKANLYSNNTEDLKQNMKKVLSIYQSRTEKADELRKAGDNLGVTAMIQGLKDIVVFVGDYDILLKALDEEDQKTLIDMINNGKTYGCYLILSGSIQAFKGYGDLNKAVQAQRNYIFFDRLSNSSPFSFSFNIYREQELLPEEGYVIAGQEWQKIKIAKYEEEV from the coding sequence ATGAATAGAGAGGCTTTATTAATTGTTAGTAACGGGCAGCAATGTCATAAAAACCACTTGTCTCCTGAAAAAGTCGTGACAATTGGGAATACAATCGAACACGAAATCACTTATCCTGAACTGGCTGAGTCGATTGAAGTTAAATACGATGAAGGCGCTTGGAATGCTGGAACAACAGCGCTCCAGGCGAATCAAGCTGTAAATGTAGAGAACTTAGCATTCTATCTATGCCAAGATTTACATACGCAAGTTTATGATGTTGTAACGAATATTTCTGTGACATTTGGCGTTGGAATAGAAAATGATGTCACATTAGATGATACAAAATCAGATTTTATACTTTTACGTGATGCAAAGGAAAAACTGTTTAAGTTACAAGTCTTAAATGGCGAAGTTTATCATAACTTTTCTCTAGTAACGGAAGACTGCGTTCTAGAACCGGGCGATCAGCTCTATACAGACGGTGTGACGATTACAATCGGAAAAGAAGATATTAGTGTGCTAGCTGTGAAAAATCGCGTGACGAGCAAATTAGCGCCTTTATTTGCTGCGGACAATTCGTTCGGGGAAGATTATCCGGATTACCACCGTTCACCGCGGATTATTTACCGTGCGCCAGAAGAAAAAATTAGCATGGCGAAACCGTCAAGTAAACCCTCAAAACCAACAGATGGCTTAATTAAAATCATTCTACCACCACTAATCATGGTAGCAATTACGGTCATGATTTCGATTTTCCAACCACGTGGACTTTATATTATTATGACAATCGCAATGTCAGCAGTGACAATCACAATGGCGATTCTTAACTACATAAAATCACGTAAAAAATACAAAATCGATTCGAAACAACGCGTGGAAAGCTACGATTTATATTTAAAACGAAAAACGAAAGAATTGCACGAAACAAGCGAAAAACAGCGCCACGCTTTAACATATCACTATCCAGATGTAACTGAACTAGAAAAAATGGCACTACGTGTGGATTCGCGTATTTACGAAAAAACAATGTTCCACCATGATTTCTTAACTTTCCGAGTTGGCCGCGGCGACGAAGCAAGTAGCTTTTCCGTGGAATTCCAACAGGAAGAGTTCAGCCAAGAAAAAGACGAACTTGTAGAAGAAGCTGTGAAAATCAAAGGACAGTATTTATCAATCAATGAAGTACCAGTTGCGACAGATTTAATGCACGGACCAGTGGGGTATATCGGGCCACGCCGTTTAGTATTAGAACAACTGCAAATGTTAGTAATGCAAACATCCCTTTTCCATAGTTATTATGATTTGCAATTTATTACGATTTTCCCAGAAGAAGAAAAGGTGGATTGGGACTGGATGCGCTGGCTACCGCATGCGAATATGCGTGATGTGAATGTGCGTGGTTTTGTTTATCATGAACGTTCGCGCGACCAAGTATTGAATTCTCTTTATCAAATTTTAAAAGAGCGTAAACAAGCGCTTACTGAACAAGCGAGCAAACAGGAAAAATTATACTTTACGCCACATTATGTGGTTTTAATTACCGACGAAAAATTAGTACTCGATCACACGGTTATGGAATTCTTCAATGAAGATCCAAGCGAACTAGGTGTTTCTTTAGTGTTCGTACAGGACGTAATGGAGAGCTTGCCAGAACACGTGAAAACGGTCGTGGATATTCGTGATGCGAAGAGCGGGAACATTATTTTGGAACAAGGCGACCTTGTAAACCGAGCGTTCGTTCCGGATCATTTGCCAGCAGATTTTGACAAAGAAGTAATCAGCCGGGCTCTTGCGCCGCTAAACCATCTTCAAAACTTGAAGAACTCGATCCCAGAATCCGTTACTTTCCTTGAAATGTACGGTGTAGAGCGCGTCGAGGAGCTAAACATTGCTGGACGCTGGGCGAAAAATGAAACGTATAAGAGCCTTGCTGTACCACTTGGTTTGCGCGGAAAAGACGATATTGTTCAACTGAATTTACATGAAAAAGCACACGGTCCGCATGGTTTGGTAGCCGGAACAACTGGTTCTGGTAAATCAGAAATCATTCAGTCTTATATCATTTCACTTGGCGTCAATTTCCACCCATATGAAGTCGCGTTCTTGCTGATTGACTATAAGGGCGGAGGTATGGCGAACTTATTTAAAAATATGCCACATTTACTGGGAACAATTACAAACTTGGACGGCGCGCAATCCATGCGTGCACTAGCTTCCATCAAAGCTGAATTGCAGAAAAGGCAACGGTTATTTGGCGAGCACGATGTCAACCACATCAACCAATACCAAAAACTATACAAACAAGGAAAAGCGACCGAACCAATGCCGCATTTATTCCTTATTTCGGATGAGTTCGCCGAGTTAAAATCAGAACAACCAGAATTTATGAAAGAACTTGTTTCGACAGCACGTATCGGGCGTTCACTCGGAATCCATTTAATCCTAGCAACCCAAAAACCAAGCGGCGTCGTGGATGACCAAATCTGGTCCAACTCCAAATTCAAACTGGCCCTCAAAGTACAAAACGCCAGCGATTCAAACGAAATTTTGAAAACACCAGATGCAGCAGAAATCACACTACCAGGTCGTTCGTACTTGCAAGTTGGTAATAATGAGATTTACGAACTGTTCCAAAGTGCTTGGAGTGGCGCAGATTACGTGCCCGATAAGGAAAGCACGGATTATATTGATACGACGATTTATGCGATTAATGACTTGGGTCAGTATGATATTTTGACAGAGGATTTGAGCGGATTAGATAAGAAGGATGATTTGACTAAGTTGCCGAGTGAACTTGATGCGGTAATTGATCATATTCATGAATATACGGAGGCTTCGGGGATTGAGGCGTTGCCGAGACCTTGGTTGCCGCCTCTTCCTGAACGAATCTTCGCCCAAGACTTACATCCAGTCAATTTTGAAGAAGCATGGAAAGAACCGAAAAAACCACTTCAAGCAACAATTGGTTTACTGGATCAACCCGAATTACAAGCACAAGTCCCACTAACACTAGATTTAACAAAAGATGGACACGTGGCAGTATTCTCAAGCCCAGGGTTTGGGAAATCAACCTTCTTGCAAAGTTTAGTGATGGATTTAGCACGTCAACATAATCCAGAGCAACTGCATGTTTATTTGTTGGATTTTGGGACGAATGGGTTGCTACCTCTAGTAGATCTGCCACATATTGCTGATACAATGATGGTGGATGAAGTTGAAAAAATACAGAAATTTTTACGAATCTGCCTAAATGAAATAAAAACAAGAAAGAAGCTTCTTAGCCAATATCGTGTTGCAAATATAGAGCAGTATGAAAGAGCAAGTGGAAAAGAACTACCTAATATTATTATTGTTCTAGATAATTACGACGCTGTAAAAGATGCAGGCTTAGGGGATGATTTTGAAAAAATCATTACTCAAATTACTCGTGAAGGTGCATCCATTGGAATGTTTATGATTATTAGCGCATCAAGGCATATGAGTTTGAGAACACAAATGGCTACTAATATTAAACAAATGATTGCTTTATATCTAATTGATAAAAATGATATATCATCAACTGTTGGTCGAACGGATACACCACTTGAAGAGTATCCAGGAAGAGCGCTTGTAAAATTAGAAACAGTTACAACATTTCAAACGACGTTACCATCGCAAGGAGAAGAAACAATTCAACAGATTGAAGGTATTCGAAATGAAGCAAAATTAATGAGAGAAGGTTGGCAAGGAGAACTTCCAGAGAGCGTACCAATGATTCCAGAAAAAATTAAACTAGCTGATTTTTGTGAATGGATGGAAACTAAAGAGGTCGTTGCAAATGGAAATATACCTATCGGAGTTGATTTTGAATACGTAAAACCAGTGGGCATTGATTACAAGCAAACCGGAGTACTAATTATTGCCGATGCAACTGGACGAAACTTAGTAAGTATAAATAAAAATATAGCTAATTCTCTTGTGCAAAATCCAAATATTTCCTTATTAATTAGTGATACAGCAAATTTTGATTTAGTGGAAATGTCTACTAAAGCCAATTTGTACAGTAATAACACAGAGGATTTAAAACAGAACATGAAAAAAGTGCTTTCTATTTATCAATCCAGAACTGAAAAAGCAGATGAACTTCGAAAAGCAGGGGATAATTTAGGCGTAACGGCCATGATTCAAGGGTTAAAAGATATAGTTGTTTTTGTGGGAGATTATGATATCTTACTAAAAGCTCTTGATGAAGAAGATCAAAAAACTCTAATAGATATGATTAACAATGGAAAAACATATGGTTGCTATTTAATTTTAAGTGGTTCGATTCAAGCATTTAAAGGATATGGTGATTTGAATAAAGCTGTTCAAGCTCAAAGAAACTATATATTCTTTGATCGACTATCGAATTCAAGCCCATTCTCCTTCTCGTTTAATATTTATAGAGAACAAGAATTATTACCTGAGGAAGGTTATGTAATAGCAGGTCAAGAGTGGCAAAAAATAAAAATTGCAAAATATGAAGAAGAGGTGTAA
- a CDS encoding pentapeptide repeat-containing protein, which yields MKKITAPRIPDGDLTVYPNDTYFIEDIGEVSEQIFRKTTLTGEIFEHFHLETIIFDGCVFDSVSLVSANLTDVVFKNCDLSNLDLMSAIIHRVRFENCKLIGVNFSDATLRNCVFVDCYADYVAFRYANLKWVAFEAGAYTNSDFSGAQLVDTYLERLDLNKAQFLNCALNGVDLSSCIFESITAMPQDLKGVSIDFSHAPALMPLFGIRVK from the coding sequence ATGAAAAAAATTACTGCGCCGCGGATTCCTGATGGGGATTTGACGGTTTATCCGAATGATACATATTTTATTGAAGATATAGGAGAAGTTAGTGAGCAAATCTTTAGAAAAACAACGCTAACTGGAGAAATTTTCGAGCATTTTCATTTAGAAACGATTATTTTTGATGGGTGTGTGTTCGATTCTGTTTCTCTTGTAAGCGCGAATTTGACTGATGTTGTATTTAAAAATTGTGATTTGTCGAATTTAGATTTAATGAGCGCAATTATTCACCGAGTTCGTTTTGAAAATTGTAAATTAATTGGTGTGAATTTCAGTGATGCTACACTTAGAAATTGCGTTTTTGTTGATTGTTATGCGGATTATGTTGCCTTTCGTTATGCTAACTTGAAATGGGTGGCGTTTGAGGCGGGCGCGTATACGAATAGTGATTTCAGTGGCGCTCAACTGGTTGATACGTATTTGGAAAGGCTTGACTTGAATAAAGCGCAGTTTTTAAATTGCGCGCTAAATGGTGTTGATCTTAGCTCATGTATTTTTGAGTCTATCACTGCAATGCCGCAAGATTTGAAGGGTGTGAGCATTGATTTTTCGCATGCTCCTGCTTTGATGCCGTTGTTTGGGATACGGGTTAAATAA
- a CDS encoding MerR family transcriptional regulator, with product MSFSIGEFSELVGIPSSTLRFYEKEGLITPDRDKNNLRTYSEEDANWLKFLLHLKGAGLSVEELKQYTIWRAAGDSTISERLNMLKEKKIVLEQEIENLQKNLDTVVRKIGIYEEKVSKLDV from the coding sequence ATGTCCTTTTCTATCGGTGAATTTTCCGAACTAGTAGGCATCCCTAGTAGCACCCTTAGATTCTACGAAAAAGAAGGCTTAATAACCCCTGACCGCGACAAGAATAATTTGCGCACATACAGCGAAGAAGACGCCAATTGGCTAAAATTTTTACTGCACTTAAAAGGCGCCGGGTTATCGGTAGAAGAATTAAAACAATACACCATTTGGCGCGCAGCAGGAGACAGCACCATTTCCGAACGATTGAATATGTTGAAAGAGAAGAAGATTGTTTTGGAGCAAGAGATTGAAAACTTGCAGAAGAATTTGGATACAGTGGTTAGGAAGATTGGGATTTATGAGGAGAAGGTATCGAAGCTGGATGTTTAG
- a CDS encoding aldo/keto reductase — MKKRQLGNAGLVTSELGFGCMGLNYHRGPAKDRNEMIEVVRTAMDAGITMFDTAEVYGPYTNEELVGEALVGKRNHVQIATKGGFKINGLNNEVDSRPESIKAAVEGSLKRLKTDYIDLYYIHRIDPSIPIEEVAGTIQNLKQEGKILHWGLSEASAKTIRRAHKVEPLAAVESEYSIWWREAEKEVFPVLEELGIGLVAYSPLGRGYLTGKLDINADFNANDNRGGLPRFQKEAMEANQVLLDFMKEIADEQNVTTAQLALAWILDQKPWIVPIPGTTRPSRMEENIASTEIHFDDGARQKIADALSQIEIVGDRYSAAENKRIGK; from the coding sequence ATGAAAAAGAGACAATTAGGAAATGCTGGCTTAGTTACTTCAGAGCTTGGATTCGGCTGTATGGGGCTAAATTATCATCGTGGACCTGCGAAAGATCGAAATGAAATGATTGAAGTCGTACGCACTGCAATGGATGCAGGGATTACGATGTTCGATACAGCTGAAGTGTATGGACCTTATACTAACGAAGAACTTGTCGGAGAAGCTTTGGTTGGCAAAAGAAACCATGTTCAAATCGCAACAAAAGGTGGTTTTAAAATTAATGGTTTAAATAACGAAGTCGATAGCCGTCCAGAAAGCATCAAGGCCGCGGTTGAAGGCTCTCTCAAACGGCTAAAAACAGATTACATTGATTTATATTACATTCATAGAATTGACCCCTCTATCCCAATTGAAGAGGTTGCCGGCACCATTCAGAATTTAAAACAAGAAGGGAAAATTCTACACTGGGGACTCTCCGAAGCCAGCGCAAAGACAATACGCCGTGCTCATAAAGTAGAGCCACTAGCTGCGGTTGAAAGTGAGTATTCTATCTGGTGGCGAGAAGCTGAAAAAGAAGTATTCCCGGTTTTAGAAGAACTTGGCATCGGGCTTGTCGCATACAGCCCACTAGGTCGTGGTTATTTAACTGGAAAATTAGATATAAATGCTGACTTCAATGCAAACGACAACCGTGGTGGCTTACCAAGATTCCAAAAAGAAGCCATGGAAGCCAACCAAGTACTACTAGATTTCATGAAAGAAATCGCCGACGAGCAAAACGTCACAACAGCCCAACTTGCCCTCGCTTGGATACTTGACCAAAAACCTTGGATCGTGCCAATTCCCGGAACAACAAGACCAAGCAGAATGGAAGAAAATATCGCCTCCACTGAAATTCATTTTGATGATGGAGCACGACAAAAAATAGCTGATGCTTTATCGCAGATTGAAATTGTTGGTGATAGATACTCAGCCGCCGAAAATAAACGTATCGGAAAATAG